The following nucleotide sequence is from Cellulosilyticum sp. I15G10I2.
TGGGAAAAGTATAGGGGCTACAGCATTACAGTCATCTTTTTTATCCAGTCCAAGCAAAGCATTTTGGGCACTGGTCATTGTAGCTGTTTGGCAATATTCGGGTTATATGATGATTATTTACATAACAGGATTTTTAAATATACCTAAGGATGTTTTGGAGGCGGCTCAGATAGATGGTGCATCAGGATGGACTAAAATAAAGAATATTACTATACCGCTTATTATGCCTGCATTTACTATATCTGTATTTTTAACACTTCAACGCACATTTATGGTTTATGATGTTAACCTGGCACTCACAAAAGGCGGACCATTCAAAACAACAGAACTTATTTCGATGTATGTTTATAAAAAAGCTTTTACTGAAAGAGCATACGGTATTGGTCAAGCACAGGCTGTTGTATTATTTGTTATTGTAGCACTTATATCTATTACGCAGGTATATCTAAGTAAAAAGAAGGAGGTTGAGGCATAATGAATAAAAAAAAGAATAATATTATAGCAAGCGTTAAGATAGTTGTTTTAAGTATTTTATTTATATCATATATAGGTCCCATGGGTTTTGTACTTATGAACTCTTTTAAATCAAATAAAGATATTATTCTCAATCCT
It contains:
- a CDS encoding carbohydrate ABC transporter permease, which translates into the protein MKEGKKFLTKVNMYLLFAGPVTLAFLTVVIIPFLYGFFLTFTNWNGVAASYTIVGFENYKTIFKDAGFIQSLGLTFKYVVFTVLLTNAVAFTLAAILTSGTKGQSFFRAGFFTPNLIGGVALGYVWQFVFNNILTYFGKSIGATALQSSFLSSPSKAFWALVIVAVWQYSGYMMIIYITGFLNIPKDVLEAAQIDGASGWTKIKNITIPLIMPAFTISVFLTLQRTFMVYDVNLALTKGGPFKTTELISMYVYKKAFTERAYGIGQAQAVVLFVIVALISITQVYLSKKKEVEA